A section of the Falco biarmicus isolate bFalBia1 chromosome 3, bFalBia1.pri, whole genome shotgun sequence genome encodes:
- the LOC130145957 gene encoding sushi, nidogen and EGF-like domain-containing protein 1 has protein sequence MAPWWPPLGGLLYPFGPAVGDEATPREDDGMSPEIQLWQPFSFYGRSHRSLYVNNNGVVSFGTGVPEFTPEPFPLPGHRPFVAPYWADVDTRLGGDVFYRQSQEPELLARLTRDLTPAVTSSDPTPKPTWAFVATWYRVSFFGAASKKVNTFQAVLATDGATSFVMLNYGDLQWTTGLANDGNAYSGLGGTPAQAGFNSGDDLHYYNIPGSRSPAVLRVGHRSNVGVPGRWIFRVDVFTATEGPPDPPRDPHPLALTIPHPAPDHRGEGP, from the exons ATGGCTCCTTGGTGGCCACCCCTAGGTGGGCTGCTCTACCCCTTCGGGCCGGCGGTTGGGGACGAGGCCACCCCCCGGGAAGACGATGGGATGAGCCCTGAGATCCAGCTCTGGCAGCCCTTCTCCTTCTACGGACGCTCCCACCGCTCGCTCTAT GTGAACAACAACGGAGTCGTGTCCTTCGGGACCGGAGTCCCAGAATTCACTCCGGAGCCCTTCCCGCTACCAGGCCACCGCCCCTTTGTGGCTCCATATTGGGCCGACGTGGACACCAGACTGGGAGGAGATGTCTTCTACCGGCAAAGCcaggagccagagctgctggcccGCTTGACTCGTGACCTCACCCCAGCCGTGACCTCCTCTGACCCCACCCCCAAGCCCACCTGGGCTTTCGTGGCCACCTGGTACCGTGTCTCCTTCTTCGGAGCTGCCTCCAAGAAG GTGAACACCTTCCAGGCTGTGTTGGCCACTGATGGGGCCACATCCTTCGTCATGCTGAACTACGGGGACCTCCAGTGGACCACGGGACTGGCCAACGACGGCAACGCCTACAGTGGCCTGGGGGGCACGCCAGCACAG GCTGGGTTCAACAGCGGGGACGACCTGCACTACTACAACATCCCGGGGTCACGCTCGCCCGCTGTCCTGCGCGTGGGGCACCGGAGCAACGTGGGGGTCCCGGGGCGCTGGATATTCCGCGTGGACGTGTTCACTGCCACCGAGGGCCCCCCTGACCCCCCCCGAGACCCCCACCCCCTCGCCCTCACCATCCCCCACCCTGCGCCAGACCACCGAGGAGAGGGT ccctga